A part of Mesoplodon densirostris isolate mMesDen1 chromosome 10, mMesDen1 primary haplotype, whole genome shotgun sequence genomic DNA contains:
- the LOC132497243 gene encoding LOW QUALITY PROTEIN: ubiquitin carboxyl-terminal hydrolase 1-like (The sequence of the model RefSeq protein was modified relative to this genomic sequence to represent the inferred CDS: deleted 1 base in 1 codon; substituted 2 bases at 2 genomic stop codons), with the protein MPGVIPSERNGLSRGSPSKKNRLSLKFFQKKETKRALDFTDPQENEEKTSEYRGSEIDQVVPAAQSSPINCEKRENLLPFVGLNNLGNTCYLNSVLQVLYFCPGFKSGVKHLFNIISRKKEALKDEASQKDKGNCKEDSTASYELIRSLQSLIISVEELQASFLLNPEKYTDELATQPRRLLNTLRELNPMYEGYLQHDAQEVLQCILGNIQETCQLLKKEVKNVAELSTKVEEKHQKEEMSGNNSMEMDSMRHSENYKEKLPKVNEKRKSDTEFGNMKKKIKVSKDHQSLEENQRQTRSKRKATVDSLDIPAKIIPKYISENESERPSQKKSRVKINWLKSAAKQPSIISKFCSLGKITTNQESKGQSKENEYDLEEDLGKYENDNTADGCGLESPGKNVMPVNEVKPINKGAEQLGFELVEKLFQGXLVLRTCCLECESLTERREDFQDISVPVQEDELSKVEESSEISPEPKTDMKTLRWAISQFASVERIGGEDKYFFENCHHYTEAERSLLFDKIPEVITIHLKCFAASGLEFDCYGGGLSKINTPLLTPLKLSLEEWSTKPTNDSYGLFAVVMHSGITISSGHYTASVKVTDLNSLELDKENFVNDQMCEIGKPEPLNEEEARGMVENYDDEEVSIRVSGNTQPSKALNKKNVEAIGLLGGQKSKADYELYNKASNPDKVASTAFAENRNSETNNTNGTHESDRNKESSDQTGINMSGFENKISYVVQSLKEYMGKWLLFDDSEVKVTXEKDFLNSLSPSTSPTSTPYLLFYKKLWSECIFLAYILNRPGQTSVN; encoded by the exons ATGCCCGGTGTCATACCTAGTGAACGTAACGGGCTTTCAAGAGGTagtccatcaaaaaaaaa cagACTTTCCTTGAAGTTTTTTCAGAAAAAGGAAACCAAGAGAGCCTTGGATTTCACAGATCCtcaagaaaatgaggaaaaaactTCTGAATATAGA GGGTCTGAAATTGATCAAGTTGTTCCTGCAGCACAGTCCTCACCTATCAActgtgagaagagagaaaacttgTTACCGTTTGTGGGACTGAATAATCTCGGCAATACTTGTTATCTTAATAGTGTACTTCAGGTATTATATTTTTGTCCTGGTTTTAAATCTGGAGTGAAGcacttatttaatattatttcaaggaagaaagaagcccTAAAAGATGAAGCCAGTCAAAAAGATAAGGGAAATTGCAAAGAAGATTCTACAGCAAGTTATGAACTAATACGCAGCTTACAGTCCTTGATCATTTCAGTCGAAGAGCTTCAGGCTAGTTTTCTCTTAAATCCAGAGAAATATACTGATGAACTTGCTACTCAGCCAAGGCGACTACTTAACACACTCAGGGAACTCAATCCTATGTATGAAGGATATCTACAGCATGATGCACAGGAAGTATTACAGTGTATTTTGGGAAACATTCAAGAAACATGCCAACTcctaaaaaaagaagtaaaaaatgtgGCAGAGTTATCTACTAAGgtagaagaaaaacatcagaaagaggaaatgagtGGTAATAACAGCATGGAGATGGACAGTATGAGgcattctgaaaactataaagaaaaattgccaaaagtaaatgagaaaagaaaaagtgacactGAATTTGgtaacatgaagaaaaaaattaaagtctctAAGGACCACCAGTCTTTGGAAGAAAACCAGAGACAAACCAGGTCAAAAAGAAAAGCTACAGTTGATTCATTAGATATTCCTGCTAAAATAATCCCCAAGtacatttctgaaaatgagaGTGAAAGACCCTCACAAAAGAAATCAAGAGTTAAAATAAACTGGTTAAAGTCTGCAGCTAAGCAACCCAGCATTATTTCTAAATTCTGTAGTCTGGGTAAAATAACAACAAACCAAGAATCCAAAGGacaatctaaagaaaatgaatatgaTCTTGAAGAGGACTTGGGGAAGTATGAGAATGATAATACAGCTGATGGTTGTGGACTTGAATCTCCAGGGAAGAATGTTATGCCTGTTAATGAAGTTAAACCCATAAACAAAGGTGCAGAGCAACTTGGTTTTGAGCTGgtggagaaattatttcaaggtTAGCTGGTATTAAGGACTTGTTGCTTAGAATGTGAAAGtttaacagaaagaagagaagatttTCAAGACATCAGTGTACCAGTGCAAGAAGATGAGCTTTCCAAAGTAGAGGAGAGTTCTGAAATTTCTCCAGAGCCAAAAACAGACATGAAGACCCTGAGATGGGCAATTTCCCAGTTTGCTTCAGTGGAGAGGATTGGAGGAGAagataaatatttctttgaaaattgcCATCATTATACTGAAGCTGAACGAAGTCTTTTGTTTGACAAAATACCTGAAGTTATAACTATTCATTTGAAGTGCTTTGCTGCTAGTGGcttgga GTTTGATTGTTATGGTGGTGGACTTTCCAAGATCAATACTCCTTTACTGACACCTCTTAAACTGTCACTAGAAGAATGGAGCACAAAACCAACCAACGACAGCTATGGACTATTTGCAGTTGTGATGCACAGTGGCATTACAATTAGTAGCGGGCATTATACTGCTTCTGTTAAAGTCACTGACCTTAACAGTTTAGAACTAGATAAGGAAAATTTTGTGAATGACCAAATGTGTGAAATAGGTAAGCCAGAACCATTGAATGAGGAGGAAGCCAGGGGTATGGTAGAAAATTATGATGATGAAGAAGTGTCAATTAGAGTCAGTGGAAATACCCAGCCAAGTAAAGCTTtgaacaaaaaaaatgtagaagctaTTGGACTTCTTGGAGGACAAAAGAGTAAAGCAGATTATGAGTTATACAACAAAGCATCTAATCCTGATAAAGTTGCCAGTACAGCATTTGctgaaaatagaaattctgagaCTAACAATACTAATGGGACCCATGAATCTGATAGAAACAAGGAATCCAGTGACCAAACAGGCATTAACATGAGtggttttgaaaacaaaatttcatatgTAGTGCAAAGCTTAAAGGAATATATGGGGAAGTGGTTGCTTTTTGATGATTCTGAAGTAAAAGTTACTTAAGAGAAGGACtttttgaattctctttccccttctacaTCTCCTACATCTACTCCTTACTtgctattttataagaaattatgGAGTGAGTGTATTTTCCTTGCATATATATTAAACAGACCTGGACAAACATCGGTAAATTGA